One stretch of Enterobacter sp. RHBSTW-00994 DNA includes these proteins:
- the coaA gene encoding type I pantothenate kinase, which yields MSKKEQTLMTPYLQFNRSQWAALRDSVPMTLTEGEIARLKGINEDLSLEEVAEIYLPLSRLLNFYISSNLRRQAVLEQFLGTNGQRIPYIISIAGSVAVGKSTTARVLQALLSRWPEHRSVELITTDGFLHPNEVLKERGLMKKKGFPLSYDMHRLVKFVSDLKSGAPNVTAPVYSHLIYDRIPGGDKTVAQPDILILEGLNVLQSGMDYPHDPHHVFVSDFVDFSIYVDAPEDLLQSWYINRFLKFREGAFTDPDSYFHNYAQLSKEEATNVAMSLWNEINYVNLKENILPTRERASLILTKSEKHAVDQIRLRK from the coding sequence ATGAGCAAAAAAGAGCAAACGTTAATGACACCCTATCTTCAATTTAACCGTAGCCAATGGGCTGCCTTGCGTGATTCCGTTCCCATGACGCTGACGGAAGGTGAAATAGCGCGGTTAAAAGGGATAAACGAAGACCTGTCGCTGGAAGAGGTGGCAGAGATCTATTTACCATTATCTCGATTGCTTAACTTCTATATCAGTTCCAACCTGCGTCGGCAGGCGGTACTGGAGCAGTTTCTCGGCACAAACGGTCAGCGCATTCCTTATATCATTAGTATTGCAGGTAGCGTCGCCGTAGGTAAAAGTACCACAGCCCGCGTTCTTCAGGCGCTGCTGAGCCGCTGGCCGGAGCATCGTAGCGTTGAGCTGATTACCACAGATGGTTTCCTGCACCCCAACGAGGTGTTAAAGGAACGTGGTCTGATGAAGAAAAAGGGCTTCCCTCTTTCTTATGATATGCACCGTTTGGTGAAGTTCGTCTCCGATCTGAAATCCGGTGCACCGAATGTGACTGCACCTGTTTATTCACATCTGATCTATGACCGTATCCCCGGTGGAGATAAAACTGTTGCCCAGCCGGATATCCTGATTCTGGAAGGGCTGAATGTCCTGCAGAGCGGAATGGATTACCCGCATGACCCGCATCATGTCTTCGTCTCCGATTTCGTCGACTTCTCTATCTATGTCGATGCGCCTGAAGACTTGCTGCAAAGCTGGTACATCAACCGTTTCCTGAAATTCCGCGAAGGTGCATTCACTGACCCCGACTCCTATTTCCATAACTATGCGCAGCTCTCAAAAGAAGAGGCCACTAATGTCGCGATGTCGTTATGGAATGAGATTAACTACGTCAACCTGAAAGAAAATATTCTGCCCACGCGCGAACGCGCCAGCTTGATCCTCACCAAGAGCGAGAAACATGCTGTCGACCAGATTCGTTTGCGGAAATAA